The Phragmites australis chromosome 1, lpPhrAust1.1, whole genome shotgun sequence genomic interval ATCAATAATTTAAGATAGAAACAATGCATCAACGTAGGTTCTATCCATAAAACCCGACATTGACTAattaacatgcataacataccatgataatttatcaatttagacatcACACGATCCAAAATATAAGACAAAATATACTTAGATGTTTGTCTTGTTGCTCCGGCGCGTCCCTCATGAAATCTGGTTCGATGTCAGCCTCGACCGCGTGAACCGTCGGTGCGTCACTCTCTAGACAATTCAAGAATGCATCGAAGAAACCAACGAACATGGAAATGTATGCTTATAATGCATGATCGTGAATGACATGAAATGCGCCATGtttcgaaaatatttgcaaagaaCGCTAAACGATTTGGGTTATGAAAGGTTTAAACCTCACATAAGACAACATAAGTTCATAAAGTTTTGTGCAACCAACAGTCAGACCGGatgtctggcggtcagaccatgagGGTCGAATAGAGAGCAAACTGTTGAGTAAACCTGGGGGTCAGATCGGCTaagtggcggtctgactcctgacCTTGGAGTTTTGATTGTAAACTTGAATCAACCTAGTCtcagctggtggtcagaccaatCGTAATGGCGGCCATACCACTTGGCTCTGCCGGCGCCATCTTGGCGAGGTCACTGGCGAAGTCTCCAGCGATGCATTCGACCATGAAGGGTATTAAAACGCTCTACGAGACCAGGGGAGTGATTCTAGAATGGTTTGGACGACATGCACCGGGCCAAACTCGAAAAACTTCATGAATGAGATCTATAGCTAGGGTTGAACTTGGTCTAAATGAAACGGTGACTGTTTAGAGCCAGGGAATGAAGGGGGAAAGGGTAGGGAATGGCTCACCTCGATGTGGGGAAGCCTTCTATTAGATAAGACAACTCCAGGGAAGCGCTGATTTGTAGATCAGGCTCTGGGGTGGTTGATGGCCTTGAGATGGGAAAACTTGCGTGAAAACATCTCCGGCGATGGAGATGAGAGGGAGGAACTCGGGGAAGGCTTCAGGAGTTAGGGGGAAGGCCTCTCCGTCGATCTCTGGCCGTCGGGGACGTCGATgtggtccccccccccctcctctctctctctctctctcggtttggGTGAGGAAGAGCGAGTGAGAGTGAAAAGAATCGAGAGATGCAGACTATGTTTGGTCAGTGGGCTTAAAAGACTTTatgctctggcggtcagaccgcaggaaATCCTGATCAGATCGCGAGAAGGGTCCTTGTGCTAAAAGCtttgttctttttcctttttcttttcttcttcttctccaaagtcTTCGGGGTCTTTCTAACTAGGTCTAAACCATTCCACCCGcaattataaatacatatatgagGTGGAAACCCGCATCGATCCGCAACGTGTAAATTTCTTTCAAACATGCTTTAAATACTTTAATTAATAAATCATCCATACAAAAACATGATGTTATGATGATTATGCACACTTAAACCAGATTATGATTTTTGGATGTAACACAACCACACGCGGATCTTACCAGAGACGTAAGGATCTGGCCACTGACACCGAGCCGACCAACGGAACCATCCAAGTGAAGAGAAAAATGAAAGAGgagggaaaaaggaaaggaaaggagagcAAAATTTATGGCAGCCAACCCCTAGTTTTGTGAATCTTCCTCATCCTAAAGCTACTCAAATAAGTCCATAGTTAGTACGACTAAAAATACAGTTTAATGTTGACCTTTACATTGGTTGATATTGGTATTATGGTATGCTAATTTCCAAGCAGACTAGCAGAGTACTGTACAAGTATACTCGTGCCTTCTGTCCACAGCACGTACGCACCCACACAGGCGCACGTGTCTCCTTGCGAGGCAGAGACTTCGCTGCTCGGACAACTCACAGTGAGCGAGAGCTCGAGTTATTACACGCCCTAATTTTCATCTCATGGTGAAGCTGGACAAGTGTCGACGCGCCGGCTCTCACATAAACCAATGCGCGGGATGCACCCACCCACCATGGCACCATGCCGTGCTCCCAAAACCCCTCCCTCCCGGTGCCCTCCCTCCCCTGTCCTCTCGTCTCATGGTTCCGCGGCTGACCTCTGGGCCCCGCTCGGTTTATCTGCCCCAGTTACTGggtttttcagttttcaccgTGCTGCACCCATCCATCGATTTAACCATGGTTAATCAATAATCACCACCCAAAAAGAGGATGCTGGTGTGGTGACTAGTGAGCTACTGCTCCATTTGCTCCTCTATATAGGCGGCAGCCTGCTCCACCAAGAAATCCAAACCGCGGCCTCTGCCTAAACCCTGGTCACTCGCCATGAAGAAACCGGCTTGCGCAACCACCCCGCTTTCCCCTTCTTCTcggacctcctcctcctcgttctCCTGTGTTTCCTCCTCCGCGTCCACCTCGGGCTCCTACGTGCCGTCGTGCTCGCcgaagcacaagaagaagaagaagaagagcaagtgCAGGAGGGCCAAGAACGGCGCCGTGGTCGTCCCAAGGAGGAGGAACTCCATCTACAGGGGTGTGACCAGGTGGGTGATCGGCCGCGGTTTAATCTTGCTTTATCTTGCTTTCATCGGAGATGTCGTAAACTTTTTGTGCTTGTTTTTATCTCTGACTGAGAGGTGCGTTGTTGTGTTTGTTGGTGTAGGCACAGGGGCTCAGGGAAGTATGAAGCGCACCTGTGGGATAGGCATGCTTGGAGCCCAACCAAGAACAAGAAGGGCAAACAAGGTGAAGCCTTTGTTTATTTTGGCAATATGGGATTCTTTTGTTTCTCTCATTGGTCTCCCTCTATTTGTTTGATTATTTTGAGTTGTCATTTTGTAGCTTATGTGCTGacattcttgtttttctttgttttgttttgaatttCATTTTGCAATTTGTGTCCGGCTGCCTCGGAACTCGTGTGATACGTGGATGTTACATGTCTGATTGTCTCCTCGCTTCCAATAGTTTATCTGGGTGAGTCAAAGATCCTCTCACGTCTGCAAAAAGCTCACAAAACTTTTCTATGCTATGATTCCCAAATTATTTGGCATGGTTCCCTGAATTGCATTGTGTTAGTCAGATTGATTTCGATTTAGAATCGGCAACTGCTTTCTTCCTATTCCTTTTTGAACGAACGAGAGATCGAGTGTGGGGGAAAAAGTACTTTTGGGTAAAGTTGAAAGGACTGCATTTTGTTTGTCCCCATGTATGCTACACATTCAGAAACGTTTGCCCAAAACCATCAGACACTTGCATGGATGATATTACCTTTACTTTACAAATACAAGAACATAATACATGGGTTAAGACCCCTTAATCTTGTTTGTTCGCAGGAGGTTATGACACTGAGGAGGCAGCGGCCCGCGTCTATGATCTTGCAGCGCTCAAGTACTGGGGCTCAGAGTGCGTACTCAACTTCCCAGTAAGTTCAGGGTGTTCAGCATGCATATGTCCTTATCTCAGTACTGTACTTTGCTACCAATTCTATGCATACATCGAAGCTTGGTTAGGAGTGTGCTAGTGTGAAGTTTACTTCTCTGTGATAAATTAATGCAGCTGGAATCGTACAAGCAGGAGCGTGAGAAGATGCAGCGCATGACAAGAGAGGCGTACCTGGCCACTCTGAGGCGCAGGAGCAGCGGCTTCTCGAGAGGCGTCTCCGAGTACAGGGGAGTGGCCAAGTAAGCACACTGTATTTCTGTAGCTATCCAATCAAGCATTAGCTCCGTGGCTCTGCCCACTGCATCACCCACTAAGTGCTTCTTGAATCCAATGCCAGCTTGTCTCTGCAATTTGACTGCAATTTTCTGCTGTCACCCTTCCTTCCTGTGTGGCCATGCTGCAATTTTCTGGTCACCTTTCTTGGTGATCAGAAGAACTGTACTGATGCGAACTCTGGCTCTGCAGGCACCACCACAGTGGCCGGTGGGAGGCCAGGATAGGCCACGCTTGTGGCAGGAAATACATCTACCTGGGGACATTCGGTACGCGTCTTTTGCTTGGTCTTCAACTGCATGTTGCTACTGATCTCAGGAAGCCACATTTTTGTTACAGAATCATAGCACACAAGTTTACTGTCGTACACCATGCGTTCAGCATTATTACCAATTTGGCAATTCATGTGTCACTGCTATTAAGCTGTAGCCTGCATTTTACACTCTGGTCATGATGGCATTTCTCGTGTTAATAATACTATATGATTTTCCTGGATGGTTTGCCTTTTTCCCTTGTGTTGATTATGCTTCCAATAGGCTTTTGTGCGTACTGCTGCTGTTGTGGAGGTCCACAGAATGTACTCCTGAATGGTTTGGTTGGTCCCTTTGGATCTTTGCCTGCAGGTACCCAGGAAGAGGCAGCCCGGGCCTACGACCTCGCAGCTGTAGAATTCCGGGGACACAACGCGATCACCAACTTCGACATCAGCAGCTACACCGACTACCTGCACCCACCGGTCCCCATGGCCCAGCCAAAGCCGGTTCTGAAGCCCAAGGAGGAAGCACCCCTCTGCAGGGCGCAGCCAACGCCACTGCTGCAGCCCAAGCCCGAGCCCCAAGACGTGCTCGAGCCCGTGGCGCTGCCGCCCGGGCCCGTGCTCCGGGACGCGGACGACGCGGACCATGCCATCGCCGAGATCCTCCCGGCGCTCTGCATGGACCCCGCCGACTTCGAGGCCTGGTACCCTGCCCGCCCGCTCGGCTGCTGGCCGTCCGACGACCTGCCGCTGCCGGACGACGTGCGCTTCGAGGACGACATCG includes:
- the LOC133885375 gene encoding AP2-like ethylene-responsive transcription factor At1g16060 translates to MKKPACATTPLSPSSRTSSSSFSCVSSSASTSGSYVPSCSPKHKKKKKKSKCRRAKNGAVVVPRRRNSIYRGVTRHRGSGKYEAHLWDRHAWSPTKNKKGKQVYLGGYDTEEAAARVYDLAALKYWGSECVLNFPLESYKQEREKMQRMTREAYLATLRRRSSGFSRGVSEYRGVAKHHHSGRWEARIGHACGRKYIYLGTFGTQEEAARAYDLAAVEFRGHNAITNFDISSYTDYLHPPVPMAQPKPVLKPKEEAPLCRAQPTPLLQPKPEPQDVLEPVALPPGPVLRDADDADHAIAEILPALCMDPADFEAWYPARPLGCWPSDDLPLPDDVRFEDDIEALFDAPGPAAAAAVPDASRADAVSYAAATISSLAAGRWR